One region of Dysidea avara chromosome 1, odDysAvar1.4, whole genome shotgun sequence genomic DNA includes:
- the LOC136239976 gene encoding uncharacterized protein, with translation MAGRPVFNGWVYVKIGVKGHYRRRYLTAKCGDVEHKPASLCFSEPTAKDDSKAFTVSFAKMNHFSYKMKDTKEIIEISYDGKELSFYAESIKDHEKWIKYCNLLNAIPNYSIPEEPNYKQKNNRIVKEFEKKYKDAGQLNATNIWIAFILNNGVGHDLDCQGLHIIAVCNGHSTIPDREDTFNIHDVHTGKCLHTWHKSQLTICGQNDSLVYLGGVRMGLLWMHCPNSDTSEMSEHLHRFIYGKYQASKIDCSLTTSIDSGIHSNASDFLKEDSAQLCNLLPLAIC, from the exons GGACACTACAGGAGAAGGTACTTAACAGCAAAATGTGGTGACGTGGAACATAAGCCAGCTAGCCTATGTTTCTCTGAACCAACAGCTAAGGACGATTCAAAGGCATTTACAGTATCTTTTGCCAAAATGAACCATTTTAGTTACAAAATGAAAGATACAAAGGAGATTATTGAAATATCATATGACGGAAAGGAATTGTCTTTTTATGCAGAATCTATTAAAGATCATGAAAAGTGGATCAAGTATTGTAATCTGCTTAATGCAATTCCAAACTATTCCATACCAGAAGAGCCAAACTATAAACAAAAGAACAACAGAATTGTAAAGGAGTTTGAAAAGAAGTATAAAGATGCTGGACAGCTCAATGCTA CAAACATATGGATAGCGTTCATACTCAACAATGGAGTTGGTCATGATCTTGATTGTCAAGGACTGCACATTATTGCTGTCTGTAATGGACACAGTACTATACCAGATAGGGAAGATACTTTTAATATTCACGATGTGCACACTGGCAAGTGCCTGCACACCTGGCATAAAAGTCAGCTAACAATTTGTGGACAAAATGATTCTTTAGTATACCTGGGAGGAGTTCGTATGGGATTGTTGTGGATGCACTGTCCCAATTCAGATACCTCAGAAATGAGTGAGCATCTGCATAG ATTTATCTACGGCAAATACCAAGCATCTAAAATCGACTGCAGCCTTACAACTTCTATTGACTCTGGAATACATAGTAATGCCTCAGATTTTTTAAAAGAAGACTCAGCACAATTATGTAACCTCTTGCCCTTGGCCATCTGTTGA